The following nucleotide sequence is from Saccharothrix texasensis.
CGCTCCAGCTCGGGCCCGCCCTCGGGCGTCGGCCCCCAGTGGTCGAACTCGGTGCGGTTGATGACGCCGACCGCGCCCATGCGCATGCAGTGCTTCTCCCGCTCCGCCGAGGACACCACGGCGATGGCCCGGCCGCCGAACTGGCGCACCAGCTGGCAGGCCATCGACCCGAGGCCGCCGGAGCCACCCCAGACGAGCACGGGGTCGCCGGGCTGGACGGTGTGCGGCGGCCAGCCCGCCAGCTGCCGGTAGGCGGTCGCGCCCGACAGCATGAAGCACGACGCCTCCTCCCACGTCAGCCGCGCGGGCTTGGGGTGGCACTGGAACTCGGCGACCAGGGTGAACTGGGCGAAGGAACCCCAGTTCAGCTCGTAGCCCCAGACCCGCTGGGTCGCGGAGAGCATGGGGTCGCGGCCGAGCCGGATCTCGGGGTCGTCCTCGTCCCAGCGGCAGCTGGACAGCGTGACCCGCTCGCCGACGCGCACGTGCCGCACGCCGTCACCCACCGCCCAGACCACACCCGCGCCCTCGGAGCCGCCGATGTGGTGGCCGGTGTCGTCGCCCTTGGCCTCCCGCATCCCGATGACGTCGACGGGGGTGCCGAGGGCGGCCCACACGTTGTTGTAGTTGATCCCCGCCGCCATGACGGCGACGAGCACGAAACCGGGCGGCACCTCCGGGACGTCGACGACCTCGGTCCGGAACGCCTCGCTCGGCGGGCCGTAGCGCTCGGGCCGGATGACCGAGGCGTACATGCGCCTGGGCACCACTCCCAGCGGGGGCAGGCTCCCCGGCTCGTACAGCGTGTCCGTCCGGGTCAAGGTCGCCGGCTGCGTGGCCATGGTCCCCCTCCAGGTCGTCGGGGAAGTCGCCCTCGACCGATTTCCCCCGACCCGATGCTAGTGACGGGTCAAGGCGCCGGACCGCATTGACCGGCGGGGGTTCGGGTAGCCGAACAGCGCGGTCCGGGCCGGTCCGCGGACCGGCCGGTCGAGTTCCCGGTTTTCCACAATTAAAAGAGTGGACGATCACTCGGCGCGCCCCTCGGGCCGGTGCGGAAAATATTCCCCACTGCCTGGAATAGTTCTCCGGGTCGACCCGGCCGTGGTGTTGACAGCGTTCGTCGGACGCTTTTAGCATCGGGTGACATCGGGGAGCTATGCGACTCGCTGGGGGACTTTTCGCAATGGCGCGGAGAATGGATTTCTGGGGTAGGGCGCGCTGTTGTCCGAAGAGACGGCCGGACACCGGACGGGTGTCGTCCCACCGCCTCGCGAGGCGCCGCGCGGCGCTCGTCGTGAACGAGCGGCGCCTCCCCTAGCCGGCACACACCCGGTGGTGCCACCCGCCGGTGACCACCTCCGGGCCTCGACGTGCCCGAGCGGCAGCAGCAGCCCACCAAGACCCGGAGGCGGCATGTCACTGGACGAGTACGCGCTGTCGGTCCTCGGACCCACGACGAACAAGGCGGGGTTCACCACGGACAGCTTCATCGCGCTCGGAGGCGACTCCCTGCGGGCGATGAGGCTGGCCGCCCTGGCCCAGGAAGGACTCGGCCTGCGGCTGTCGGTGGCGGACCTGCTGTCGTCGACGCCGCTGGGCAAGGTGCTCGCGAACACGGTCGCCGCGGCGCCCGCCCAGGCGTCCGCCGCCGTCGTCGAGCCCGCGACCCGGGCGTCCGCGCTGACGCCGACGCAGCGCGGCATGTGGCTGATCGAGAACGTGCTGGGCGGCTCGACCTACAACCTGGTCTTCACCTTCACCGTGGACACCGGGACGCTGGACCGGGAGGTCTTCGGGCGGGCGGTCGCGGCGGCCACCGCCCGGCACGCCTCCCTGCGCACGCTGCTGCGCGAGCGGGACGGCGAGGTCGTGCCGGTCGTGCTGGACGAGGTCGCGCCCGACGTCGTCGACATCGCGCACGACGGCCCGGACTTCGAGGAGTTCGTCCGCGCCACGGCCGCCGAGCACGGGCGCGTCCCCTTCGACCTCACCGCCGCGCCGCCGCTGCGCTACCTGTTCGTCGCCGGCGCGGCCGGGCGGCAGGCGGTCGTGCTGGTCGCGCACCACGTCCTGCTCGACGGGTGGGCCGTCGGCCTGCTGGCCGAGGAGGTCTTCGCCTCCTACCGGGCGCTGAAGGCGGGCGAGCCGCTGCCGTTCACCGAGGCCGCGCCGACCACGGAGTCGCTGCTGCGCCGCCACGAGCGCGACCGCGACAGCGGCGAGTGGGACCGCCTGGCCGACTTCTGGCTCGACCGGCTCGACGGCGCGCCCACCGTGCTGGAGGTGCCCACCGACCGGCCTCGCCCCGCCGTCCAGGACCCGGCGGGCGAACGCCTGCCGCTCGACCTGGGCGGTGAGCTGACGGCCCTGGTCGAGGACCGCGCCCGGGAGCTGGGCGTCACCCCGTTCGCCCTGCTGCTCGCCTCCTACGGCCTGGCGTTGAGCCGCTGGACGGGTGTCGGGCGGCTGCTGGTCGGCGTCTCCCTGTACGGGCGGGACACGGCCGAGCTGACGCGGCTCGTCGCCGTGGCGGGCAACCTGGTGCCGGTCCTGCTGGAGGTCGACGACGACGCGTCCGCGGTGGACTACCTGCGCTCGGTGCAGGAGTCCCTGGCGCTCAGCATCGAGGCGGGCGCGCTGCCGTTCGACGAGCTGGTCACCCGGCTCGGCCTGGAACGCGGGCTCGGCGCGCACCCGCTGGTGCAGGTCTCGTTCGGCATGCACGACCAGCTGGTGCCGCAGCGCATCGACGTCGGCGACGTCGGCCTCCGGGTGGAGGAGGGCCACGGCGGCGGCGCCCAGTTCGACCTGTCGCTGCTGTTCGGCCGGTCCCGGCCCGCGCTCGGCGCGCAGTTGGAGTTCGCGACGGCGCTGTGGGACGAAGCCGACGCGCGGGCGTTCCTCGCCGACTTCACCACCGCGGTGCGGGAGCTGGCCACGGCGGACGGCCGGTTGGAGGACCTGCGCTGCCTGTCCACCGAGCGGCGGGCCGCGCTCGACTCGCTCAACGGTCCCCGCCACGAGTTGCCCCTGGTCACCGCGGACGAGCTGGTCCGCCGGGCGGCCCGGCGCTCGCCGGACGCCGTGGCGGTGCGCGAGGACGACCTGGCGCTGACCTACGCGCAGCTCGTGGGAGCCGCGGCGGAGCAGGCGCGCCGGCTGCGCGAGCTGGGCGTCGGCCGCGGCGACCGGGTCCTGGTGGCGCTGGACCGGTCGATCGCGGAGGTCGTCGCCGTGCTCGGCGCGGCGTGGGCGGGCGCCGCGTACGTGGGTGTCGACCTGGCCCAACCCGAGTCGCAGGTCCGCCACATCGTGGCCAAGGCCGCGCCGAAAGCCGCCCTGGTCTCCTCCCCGGAGGCCGTCGCCCACCTCGGCGTGCCGACCTGCGCCACGTGGGAGCCGTCCTGGCGGCCCGCCACCGAGGAGCCCGCCGCGACCGGCCCCGACGACCTGGCCTACATCGCCTTCACGTCCGGGTCCACGGGTCTGCCCAAGGGCGTCGCGGTGCCGCACCGGGCGATCGTGCGGTTGGTGCACGAGCCCGACTTCGTCCGCTTCACCCCGGACGACCGGGTGCTGCGCCTGTCTCCCCTGGCGTTCGACGCCTCCACCCTGGAGCTGTGGGGTCCGCTGGCGGGCGGCGCGGCGCTGGAGGTCAACCCGCCGGGCCTGTCGTCCCCGACCGAGCTGGCCCAGTTCCTCCTCGACCGCGGCGTCACGGTGGCGTGGCTGACCGCCGGGTTGTTCCGGCTGGTCGAGGAGTTCGCGCCGGCCGGGTTCGGCGGCCTGCGGCAGCTGATCACCGGTGGTGACGTCGTGCCGCACGCCCACGTGGCGCGGGTGCTGGAGCGCCACCCGGGGA
It contains:
- the ccrA gene encoding crotonyl-CoA carboxylase/reductase, yielding MATQPATLTRTDTLYEPGSLPPLGVVPRRMYASVIRPERYGPPSEAFRTEVVDVPEVPPGFVLVAVMAAGINYNNVWAALGTPVDVIGMREAKGDDTGHHIGGSEGAGVVWAVGDGVRHVRVGERVTLSSCRWDEDDPEIRLGRDPMLSATQRVWGYELNWGSFAQFTLVAEFQCHPKPARLTWEEASCFMLSGATAYRQLAGWPPHTVQPGDPVLVWGGSGGLGSMACQLVRQFGGRAIAVVSSAEREKHCMRMGAVGVINRTEFDHWGPTPEGGPELERWQRGVRAFGRRIWDLLGEKASPRIVFEHPGRDTLPTSLYVCAPGGMVVLCGATSGYMGDVDLRILWMRQKRFQGSHFANPRDCRAVVDLVAAGLVDPALGHTYGFEEIGSAHQDMRDGVQESGNLAALVGAPRAGLTDLDG
- a CDS encoding non-ribosomal peptide synthetase; translation: MSLDEYALSVLGPTTNKAGFTTDSFIALGGDSLRAMRLAALAQEGLGLRLSVADLLSSTPLGKVLANTVAAAPAQASAAVVEPATRASALTPTQRGMWLIENVLGGSTYNLVFTFTVDTGTLDREVFGRAVAAATARHASLRTLLRERDGEVVPVVLDEVAPDVVDIAHDGPDFEEFVRATAAEHGRVPFDLTAAPPLRYLFVAGAAGRQAVVLVAHHVLLDGWAVGLLAEEVFASYRALKAGEPLPFTEAAPTTESLLRRHERDRDSGEWDRLADFWLDRLDGAPTVLEVPTDRPRPAVQDPAGERLPLDLGGELTALVEDRARELGVTPFALLLASYGLALSRWTGVGRLLVGVSLYGRDTAELTRLVAVAGNLVPVLLEVDDDASAVDYLRSVQESLALSIEAGALPFDELVTRLGLERGLGAHPLVQVSFGMHDQLVPQRIDVGDVGLRVEEGHGGGAQFDLSLLFGRSRPALGAQLEFATALWDEADARAFLADFTTAVRELATADGRLEDLRCLSTERRAALDSLNGPRHELPLVTADELVRRAARRSPDAVAVREDDLALTYAQLVGAAAEQARRLRELGVGRGDRVLVALDRSIAEVVAVLGAAWAGAAYVGVDLAQPESQVRHIVAKAAPKAALVSSPEAVAHLGVPTCATWEPSWRPATEEPAATGPDDLAYIAFTSGSTGLPKGVAVPHRAIVRLVHEPDFVRFTPDDRVLRLSPLAFDASTLELWGPLAGGAALEVNPPGLSSPTELAQFLLDRGVTVAWLTAGLFRLVEEFAPAGFGGLRQLITGGDVVPHAHVARVLERHPGIVVTNGYGPTENTTFTATHTVTSAAEVDGPLPIGTPLRGTRVHVLDRRHRVVPPGAVGELYAAGDGLADGYVDDEAESARGFGHFSPDVPERLYRTGDLVRIDRAGRLRFLGRRDDQVKLRGYRIELSAIADVLAADPRVRDAAVVVTDGDSADKRLVAAIVPADRAVGTDELRDLVADRLPAYMVPSLWAVVDQLPVTRNGKVDRRALTAVAAPAGQRVAAPEPDPLGVAPDLFARVLDRPVELTGDTDFFTIGGNSMGAVRLLRLVRDELGVSVRLRDFLLAPTPAGLNRLIAEAAGS